Below is a window of Halolamina sp. CBA1230 DNA.
CCCGACCTCGCCGCCGTCGCCGCGCTCGCGCCGCCGTCGCGGCTGAACGACGACCTGCTCGTGGCGCCGGCGATGGAGCGCGTCGAGGCCCCCGGGACGGTGGTGTACGGCGAGCGCGACGACACCGCGGACTGGCAGCTCCCCGTCCAGAAAGCCCAGGAGCTCGGCTGGGAGACGACCGCGATCCCGGCGGATCACTTCTTCGTCGGCCGGACCGGGAAGCTGGCCGAGACGATCGGCGGGTTCCTGCTCGACTACTGCGCCTCGCGGTAGCCCGCGATCACGTAGCTCGCGGTCAGCACGACGATCATCGCGATCACGAACGCCCAGAAGCCGGCGGAGAGGGCCCCGACGACCAGCTCCGTGGTCGGTTTCCCCTCGATCGGCCGCGTAACGTAGACGACGCCGCCCGCGAGCGCGCCGACGACGAACGGCGCGAGGAAGCGCGGGTTCCAGAGCGAGCCACCGCTGTCGGCGTAGCTGGTGACGTAGTTCCGGAACGTGCCGACGAAGACGTACACCGCGAACGCCCAGAGTAGGCCGCTGAGGACAGCGGTGAGGCCGATAACGAGCACGAACCCGCCAGTACCACTGCCGAGTAGTGAGGCACCGGAGCCGACGAGGAAGGCGGCGACGACGAGGAGATACCACGGCTCGAACCGCTCGGGGAGGGCCATGCCAAGGGCGTCGGCGGCGTTCGGCAAAAGCGTACCGCGAGTCAGTTGTACTCGCGCCAGGTGTAGTCGCACTCCTTGCAGCGCAGGAACCGCGTCGGCGGCTCGTCGGCCGAAGCAGTCTGGCGGATGTCGTACCACGCCTCGCCGTGGCCGCACTCCTCGCAGGTCACGTCCGAGGCGGTGGGTTTCCCCTCGTACTCGGCCTCCTCGTCGGCCTCGATCAGGTCGCCGTGGGTCTGTTCGTCGGTGGAGACGAACGCTTCCTCGGCCTCCGCGTCACGGGGCTGGCTGGCGTCGCACTCCGTACAGACCATCCGGTCGCCCTCCGCGACCATCATCGAGCCGCAGTCGTCGCAGAACTGCATACCGGAGCTACGGAACTCGCGCAGGAAAGGCTGTTCACTCCCCGTCGGTGGCGAATCCCGACAGCGCCTCGTCGTCGGCGGTGACCTTCGGACATCCCCGCACCCGGAAGTGGCCGTTGTCGACGAGTTCGACGATCTCGGTCCCCTCGTTGGTGCAGGTGGCGTTCGGCGGCGCGGCGAAGAACTCACAGCGCTGGCAGTACTCCCGTTTGTCGACGACGTGCTCGTCGGGCGTTTCGGTGGGTTCCGCGGCCGGCTCGGCGTCGCTCTCCATCCGGGGCTCCCCGCCCAGCAGCTCCTCGGCCTCGGCGTCGCCCTCGACCATCGCGTCCCAGACCGCTTCGCCGTCGATATCGCCGACGTCGACCTCCTCGAACAGCTCCGAGCTGTCCACGTCGGCCGGCTCCTCCTCGGCGACCGTCTCGAAGGGGCTCTCCTCGCCCGCTTCCGCCGCGGCCTCGCGTTCGGCCTCGATGCGCTCCCGGAGTGCGGAGAGCGGGACCTCCCTCTCTTCTGCCTCGTCCGTCTCGTCGTCGCTCGAACGGTCCCACGCCTCGTCGTCCGATCCGTCCCGCTCACTCATCGTCGGCGAACACCTCCTCGGCCGTCTCGGGCTCGAACGACTCGCCGGCCAGCGCCGGCCGGTCGCCGATCACGAGCGTCGCCGAGCCGAGGAATCGACTGCCCGGCTCGACGTCGACGAACGGCTCCCCGCAGTGGGGGCAGCGTGGGTCCGACAGCAGGCCGATGTGGACCTGTTTGTCGCAGGCTTCGCAGTCCGCTTTGCCGACGTTGCGGCGGTTGGCGTCTGCCTGAAGCTCCTCGACGGCGGTGCGCCGGGCGTCGGCAGCCTCGAGCTCGGTGACCCGCCGGCGGAGATCCACCACCGCGCCGGCCAGCGTATCCAGCTTCCCCTCGGCGTCGTCGGCGCGGTCGGCCAGCGAGGAGAGCACCGCCTCGTAGTTGTCGAACCCGCCCTCGACCTGCCGGTCGAGCGCCGCGAGCGCACGGCGGAGCCCCTCGATATCGTCGCCGCCGCCGCGTTCGGCCGCCTCGATCCGGGCTTCGAGTTCGGGGTGGTCGTGCTCCGCGTCGGCTTTCGCCTTGGCGACCTGCATCACCTGGACGACCCGGTCGCGCACGTCCTCGATACGGTCGTCGGTGTCGTCCTCGAGTTCGGCCACCCGGTCGGCCAGCTCCGCGAGCTGCTGATCCAGCGGCCGTGTATCGGTCGCGTCCTCGGCGTCCGAGAGGAGTCGGTAGGTCGCGACAGCGCGTGCGAGCACCTCCCCACGATCCCGGCCGGTTTCGGCGGCCCGATCGTCGAGCCATCCCTCGAGTTCGGCCGGGAGAGACTGGGGTAGCTCCTCTGCCATCGTGGACGGGTAGTGCTCCCCTACATAAGTAACTCCTTGCTCCGGCGGGTGTCGACCGCAGCGACGACGTACGATACCGCTATGGAAAGGATTTTAAAGAACCTCCCGACATTTTCTATCATGTCCCTGAACATCGGCGATGCCCTCTCGTCGGGTGCGGAGAAGCTGACGACCTCGGGCGGGATCCAACTCGGGATCGTCTACGTGGTGCTCCAGTTGATCACGGTACTCGGGGCTAACTCGATCAGCGCCGAGATCCCCCCGCCGCCGGGGAGCGAAGGGATGGCGGCGGATCCGGCGCTCGCGCTCCCGATCGGGATCGCCGGCGGCGCCGCGCTGGTCGCGCTCGGCGGGATCCTCAACTTCGCGTTCATGATCGTGGCGCTGCGGGCGCTGGACCACGACGCCGCGGAGCTCGGCTCGATCCCCAGCGGCGTCGCGGACAACATGGTGAAGACGTGGGTGTTCCTCCTGATCGCGATGATCGTGCAGGGGATCGCGGTACTCCTCGGCTACATCGCGCTGATCATCCCGGGGATCTTCCTCATGGTCAGCCTGATCTTCACGCAGGTGTTCGTCGCCGTCGAAGGCGAGGGGCCGTTCGAGGCGCTCTCCTCCAGTTGGTCGCTGGCGAAGGGGAACCGCTTCCCGCTGTTCGGCCTCGGCGTGGTGGTCTTCGTGATCAGCCTGCTGGTCAGCATCCCCACAGGGATCGTGATGCTGTTCAGTCCGGCAGTGGGCATGGTGCTCACCTACACCGTCTCCGGGTTCGTGGCTATCTTCTCGCTTGGCGTGCTGATCGACGCGTACCACCAGCTCCAGAGCGAGGCGGCGGCCAGCGAGACGGAGTCCGACGACGACGATGTGGAGCGCATCGACGACGACGACTCCGGCTTCGACTACGCCTGAAGTCCCCGCCTCGGTGACGGTTTCGGATGGTAACTCTTAACCTCGCCGGGGGCTTCGTTTCGCCTGCGGGCCGGTGGGGTAGCTTGGTATCCTTCGGCCTTCGGGTGGCCGTAACCGCGATTCGAATTCGCGCCGGCCCACTACCTTTCCCGCACTCTCAGAACGCCGAGCGACAGCGAGGCGTTCCGAGTGCGGGAAGTCGTGTCGCCAAGCGAATTCGAATGAGGCCCGACGCGCGCAGCGAGCACGTCGGGACGTAATTCGAACTTCGCGCCGGCCCATTTTCATCCCACTTCGCAACGACGAGCCACAGCGAGGCGTCCGTAGTGGGTCGAAAAGGAGTTCCTCGGCGTCGACGACCACGAGGAGCGCTGACAGTACACGATCCCCGGCGTACCAATGAGTACACGTCCGGGAGATCCTCGGAGAGAAGTGAGACCCACCGAACCGCCGAAGTGGGAGCCGACAACGGATCCGACTAGTTGTCGACCAGCCCGAAGTCGGTGCCGTCGCAGTCCGGGCAGGAGTCCCAGTGTTTCGGTGTCATCTCGACTGAGCTGTCGGTTGCGAGGACGAACCCACAGTTCTGACACTCGACGTAGTCGTTTGCCCCCACGGTCGCGGCGGTAAGTGGTATCTCTTCTTTGGCTTTGTGGCCGGTCAGCTGACAGCGCATCACCACGAACGAGCCCTCAGCGCGTCCGAACCCGCCGGTTCGGGCACCGGCTCGTCGCGCCGCCGTCGCCGGAACGCAGCCCGGATCCACACGGGAGAAGGGCTTATCCGTCCCGACCATCTACGCGTGGTAGACTCTCCCACACAAACCGGGAGACGTCTGCCGGAGACGCCGATGCAGTATGTACCGCAGCGGCCCCCTCCCCGCCGAACACAGAACCATGAGCGAAACCGGAAGCACCAGCACAGACACCGAACCCACCGCCGAGAGCACAGAGCCGATCACCGAGGACGTGTCGCTGTCGTCGATCAGCGACGAGTACCGGGCGAGCGTCCCCGACGACCTCCGGGAAACGTACCCCGTCCAGTGGTACCTGAACCGGGTCGTCGACGAGCCGCGGGTGGCACGCAACGCACACCAGCGTCTCGCGGACATGTTCGACTACTACGGCCGCGAGGACGACGACGGCGACGTCGTCCGCTACACGATCGCGAGCGAGGACCCGTTACACGACGGCGAGAACGTCTTCTTCGGCGAGAACGTTCACGAGGCGATCCACCGCTACGTGAACAAGGTGAAATCCGGCGCCCGGGGGTTGGGCCCCGAGCGCCGTATCAAACTCCTGCTCGGGCCGGTCGGCTCGGGTAAGTCCCACTTCGACCACCTCGTCCGGCGCTACTTCGAGGACTACACCCGGCGCGACGAGGGGCGGATGTACACGTTCCGCTGGGTGAACCTCACCGACGTCATCGACGACCAGGACCCCGGCGACGACGCCGTCCGGTCGCCGATGAACCAGGACCCGCTGGTGTTGCTCCCGCGGGAGCCACGCGATCGCGTCCTCGAGCGAGCCAACGAGCGTCTCGACGCCAACTA
It encodes the following:
- a CDS encoding transcription factor S; translation: MQFCDDCGSMMVAEGDRMVCTECDASQPRDAEAEEAFVSTDEQTHGDLIEADEEAEYEGKPTASDVTCEECGHGEAWYDIRQTASADEPPTRFLRCKECDYTWREYN